A genome region from Microbacterium sp. CGR2 includes the following:
- a CDS encoding hemolysin family protein, translating to MSDVLWNIALVVIFVLVGGVFAATEMALVTLRESQINMIAARGKRGAKVASLARNPNTFLSAVQIGVTVAGFASAAYGATSLAPSVAPLFELWGASAPLSLTLATVLLTLIIAYLSLVLGELAPKRLAIQRNAQFAYAVAPVLDGFATIMRPVIWLLSVSTNALVRLLGGDPHKAADELSEEEFRDIVASHQGLPDDERRILDDVLSLRGRQISEVMRPRPEVVALDETGTVADAVGQVRELPFSRYPVSENSIDDITGFVHVRDLFEAMAEEPGRPLDALVRPISYFPSTAGVLPTLTRMRAEGHQIAVVVDEYGGTDGIVTLEDLVEEVVGEIFDEYDIAADAAVDGGILDGRLNLQDFEEATGLTLERGSSDTIAGYVTERLGRLAGIGDTIDVPGAAIQVASLDRRRIASIRVTTRPTTDSPPED from the coding sequence ATGAGCGACGTCCTCTGGAACATCGCCCTCGTCGTGATATTCGTCCTCGTCGGAGGTGTGTTCGCGGCCACCGAAATGGCCCTCGTCACACTCCGCGAGAGCCAGATCAACATGATCGCCGCACGCGGCAAGCGTGGGGCGAAGGTCGCAAGCCTCGCCCGCAATCCCAACACTTTCCTCTCCGCCGTTCAGATCGGTGTGACCGTCGCGGGTTTTGCATCGGCCGCCTACGGCGCCACCTCGCTCGCTCCTTCCGTCGCGCCGCTCTTCGAGCTTTGGGGAGCATCCGCGCCCCTATCGCTGACCCTTGCCACGGTCCTTCTCACGCTGATCATCGCCTACCTGTCTCTCGTTCTCGGAGAGCTTGCGCCCAAGCGCCTCGCGATTCAGCGCAACGCACAGTTCGCCTACGCCGTCGCACCGGTGCTCGACGGCTTCGCGACCATTATGCGCCCCGTGATCTGGCTGCTGTCCGTTTCCACCAACGCGCTCGTGCGACTCCTCGGTGGCGACCCGCATAAGGCCGCCGATGAACTCAGCGAGGAGGAGTTCCGCGACATCGTCGCCTCCCACCAGGGGCTGCCCGACGATGAGCGTCGCATCCTCGACGACGTCCTCTCGCTCCGTGGTCGGCAGATCAGCGAGGTCATGCGGCCGCGACCCGAGGTCGTCGCTCTCGACGAGACCGGAACGGTCGCCGACGCGGTCGGACAGGTCCGCGAACTGCCGTTCTCCCGCTATCCGGTCTCGGAGAACTCCATCGACGACATCACCGGATTCGTCCACGTCCGCGATCTCTTCGAAGCCATGGCTGAAGAACCTGGCCGCCCGTTGGACGCGCTCGTCCGACCGATCAGCTACTTCCCATCGACTGCCGGCGTGTTGCCGACTCTCACGCGCATGCGTGCCGAAGGCCACCAGATTGCCGTCGTCGTGGATGAGTACGGGGGCACCGACGGGATCGTAACGCTCGAGGACCTCGTCGAGGAAGTCGTCGGCGAAATATTCGACGAGTATGACATCGCTGCAGACGCAGCCGTGGACGGCGGGATCCTCGACGGCCGACTCAACCTGCAGGACTTCGAAGAGGCCACTGGGCTGACGTTGGAACGCGGGTCCTCGGACACGATAGCGGGCTACGTCACGGAACGGCTCGGACGACTCGCGGGCATCGGCGACACCATCGACGTGCCGGGCGCAGCGATTCAGGTCGCGTCATTGGATCGCCGTCGCATCGCAAGCATCCGGGTCACGACCCGCCCAACCACGGACAGCCCGCCCGAGGATTGA